From one Lolium rigidum isolate FL_2022 chromosome 4, APGP_CSIRO_Lrig_0.1, whole genome shotgun sequence genomic stretch:
- the LOC124708139 gene encoding rust resistance kinase Lr10-like, which yields MCKVLVTAILLLPLINHGIYLATAWDDQDFFKYCPPSQCSQHGPEIRYPFCLESSNTSSSSCGCGRQSIRRFACSGQDTILFHPVLGKYNVSDIDYKRSSMKLIPLVDPCLLLRQKLIISRGVSSPQVDDPKDEQLEEFTSSTYLVSCSREFTPGVADGIAGPVSCLSNTTHFLYLVDGYEHMSVLPLDCKVMPISDGGGGRRIPMYMFDDPMLEMHSQSFKESAQNILSFAEKTVYWDHACAQCERTGRCAFRFQEGPAFCMHDPHGSHIKVIAATSSVAAFFVVLLAVATALYLSLRTRYNEEIHLKVEMFLKTYGTSKPTRYTFSEVKKIARRFKEKVGQGGYGSVYKGELPNRVPVAVKMLENATGEGEVFINEVATIGLIHHANIVRLLGFCSEGLRRALIYEFVPNESLEKYIFSHDPNIFQNVLVPDKLLDIALGIARGMEYLHQGCNQRILHFDIKPHNILLDYNLNPKISDFGLAKLCARDQSIVTLTAARGTMGYIAPELYSRNFGGISYKSDVYSFGMLVLEMVNGRRNSDPSTGSVNDVYLPEWIYEKVINDQELALTLDTTQEEKEKVKQLAIVALWCIQWNPRNRPSMTKVVNMLTGRLQNLQMPPRPFVTSENQPVP from the exons ATGTGCAAAGTACTTGTCACAGCCATCCTGCTGCTGCCTCTTATCAACCATGGAATATACTTGGCCACGGCATGGGATGATCAAGATTTCTTCAAATACTGCCCACCGTCCCAGTGCAGCCAACATGGCCCAGAGATCAGGTATCCTTTCTGTCTTGAATCCAGcaatacatcatcatcatcatgtggATGTGGCCGCCAATCAATCAGGAGGTTCGCATGCTCTGGTCAAGACACCATCCTGTTTCACCCAGTTCTTGGCAAATACAATGTCAGTGACATAGATTACAAACGATCTTCCATGAAGCTTATCCCGCTTGTAGACCCCTGCCTGCTGCTCCGGCAGAAGCTCATTATTTCCAGAGGTGTATCATCTCCACAAGTTGATGATCCGAAAGATGAGCAGCTAGAAGAATTTACCAGTTCTACATATCTAGTATCCTGTTCAAGAGAGTTCACACCAGGTGTTGCTGATGGAATCGCAGGCCCAGTCTCCTGCCTTAGCAACACAACCCACTTCTTGTATTTGGTGGATGGTTATGAACACATGTCTGTTCTTCCGTTGGACTGCAAGGTCATGCCGATCtcagatggcggcggcggccgccgtatACCCATGTATATGTTTGACGACCCAATGTTAGAGATGCACTCACAGTCTTTTAAGGAAAGTGCACAAAATATCCTCAGCTTTGCTGAGAAGACGGTGTATTGGGATCACGCTTGTGCACAATGCGAACGGACGGGACGCTGCGCATTCAGGTTTCAAGAGGGACCAGCGTTCTGCATGCATGACCCTCACG GTTCACATATCAAAGTCATCGCAG CTACATCCTCCGTGGCCgcattttttgttgttttgttgGCTGTGGCCACTGCGCTTTATCTTTCACTCAGGACAAGATATAATGAGGAGATACATTTGAAGGTCGAAATGTTTCTCAAAACATATGGCACATCGAAACCCACGAGGTACACATTCTCTGAAGTTAAGAAGATAGCAAGACGGTTTAAGGAAAAAGTAGGGCAGGGAGGATATGGAAGTGTATATAAAGGTGAGCTGCCAAATAGAGTGCCTGTGGCTGTCAAGATGCTAGAGAACGCAACAGGAGAGGGAGAAGTATTCATCAATGAAGTTGCCACCATTGGACTAATCCACCATGCCAATATTGTCCGCCTCCTAGGGTTTTGTTCCGAAGGATTGAGAAGGGCTCTTATTTATGAATTCGTGCCTAACGAGTCGCTAGAGAAATACATATTCTCTCATGACCCAAATATTTTTCAGAATGTTCTAGTACCGGATAAACTGCTAGATATTGCTCTGGGCATCGCTCGAGGAATGGAGTACTTACATCAAGGGTGCAACCAGCGAATCCTCCACTTTGACATCAAGCCACACAATATCTTGCTGGACTACAACTTAAACCCAAAGATCTCGGACTTTGGGCTTGCAAAGTTGTGTGCACGGGACCAAAGCATCGTCACCCTAACTGCAGCAAGAGGCACTATGGGCTACATTGCACCAGAGCTATACTCTCGGAACTTTGGGGGGATATCCTACAAGTCGGACGTGTACAGTTTTGGCATGCTGGTGTTAGAAATGGTCAATGGTAGGAGGAATTCAGACCCAAGTACTGGGAGCGTGAACGATGTTTACCTCCCAGAGTGGATCTATGAGAAAGTAATCAATGATCAGGAGTTGGCACTCACTCTGGACACAACTCAGGAAGAGAAAGAAAAGGTGAAGCAGCTGGCTATTGTGGCACTATGGTGCATCCAGTGGAACCCGAGAAACAGGCCGTCCATGACGAAGGTCGTTAACATGCTAACAGGGAGGTTGCAGAATCTGCAGATGCCACCAAGGCCTTTCGTCACATCTGAAAATCAGCCCGTGCCTTAA